In Leptodactylus fuscus isolate aLepFus1 chromosome 2, aLepFus1.hap2, whole genome shotgun sequence, one genomic interval encodes:
- the MED20 gene encoding mediator of RNA polymerase II transcription subunit 20, translating to MGVTCVAQVPLAEGKSVQQTVEILTRKLEQLGAEKQGTFYVDCETYHTAGTNVGATGQSGKLLYIMHCSEYPLSTFALFENGPCLVADQNLDVLMIKLKGFFQNAKANKMEARGTRYQYCDFLIKIGTVTMGQSGRGISVEVDYCPCAVPGDCWNLMVEFMQSFMGNHAPTVPPVFNSKHDALYTPADTMMQYMELLNKIRKHQQGTVTGMRL from the exons ATGGGTGTTACCTG TGTCGCACAGGTACCattagcagaagggaaaagtgtaCAGCAGACTGTAGAAATCCTTACTCGTAAGTTGGAGCAGCTAGGGGCTGAGAAACAAGGGACGTTCTATGTGGACTGTGAAACCTACCACACTGCAGGGACCAATGTGGGGGCAACAG GTCAGTCTGGGAAGCTTCTTTACATTATGCACTGCTCAGAATACCCACTCAGTACCTTTGCTTTGTTTGAGAATGGTCCCTGTTTAGTTGCTGACCAAAACCTGGATGTACTGATGATAAAACTAAAAGGGTTCTTTCAAAATGCTAAGGCCAACAAGATGGAGGCACGTGGCACACGTTACCAGTATTGTGATTTCCTTATCAAGATTGGTACAGTTACCATGGGACAAAGTGGTCGAGGGATATCTGTGGAG GTGGACTACTGCCCTTGCGCTGTGCCAGGCGACTGCTGGAACCTGATGGTGGAATTTATGCAGAGTTTTATGGGCAACCATGCACCAACTGTTCCCCCTGTATTCAACTCAAAACATGATGCGCTGTATACACCCGCAGACACCATGATGCAGTACATGGAGCTGCTTAACAAGATCCGCAAGCACCAGCAGGGCACAGTAACTGGAATGAGATTATAA
- the BYSL gene encoding bystin yields MPKQRSSRGSASRHAGLTEQILQDGSVRPTTRVKRRGQGVESQDDGYVDEKLSRRILEQARIQQEELEAEHGAGSLIPKQKTTVLDCKSKNDYSDSEDDEWPTLEKAASMDAGCYSEDVEVNPEDERAIEMFMNKNPPLRRTLADIIMEKITEKQTEVESAMSEVPGRLMPQLDPRVLEVYKGVKEVLSTYRSGKLPKAFKIVPALANWEQILYITEPESWTAAAMYQATRIFSSNLREHMAQRFYNLVLLPRVRDDITEYKRLNFHLYMALKKALFKPGAWFKGILLPLCESGTCTLREAVIIGSILTKCSIPVLHSSAAMLKIAEMPYNGANSIFLRLLIDKKYALPFRVLDALVFHFLVFRTDRRELPVLWHQSLLALCQRYKEDMSSEQKEALLELLRIHNHSQISNEIRRELVNSKSRDVEGATPVDMD; encoded by the exons ATGCCGAAACAGCGGAGCTCACGGGGCTCAGCCTCCAGACACGCGGGTCTGACAGAACAAATCCTGCAGGATGGATCAGTCCGACCGACCACCAGGGTAAAGCGACGGGGCCAAGGAGTTGAATCACAAGATGATGGCTATGTGGATGAGAAGCTGTCCCGGAGGATTCTGGAGCAGGCCCGGATTCAGCAGGAGGAGCTGGAGGCTGAACATGGGGCTGGCAGCTTGATTCCCAAGCAGAAGACCACTGTCTTAG aTTGCAAGAGTAAAAATGACTATTCTGATTCTGAGGATGATGAATGGCCTACTTTGGAGAAGGCTGCTTCAATGGATGCAGGGTGCTACAGCGAGGACGTGGAGGTGAATCCTGAGGATGAGAGAGCTATTGAAATGTTCATGAATAAAAATCCACCACTAAG ACGAACCCTCGCTGACATAATCATGGAAAAGATCACAGAGAAGCAAACAGAAGTAGAGTCAGCAATGTCAGAGGTTCCTGGAAGACTAATGCCCCAACTTGACCCTAGAGTGTTAGAAGTATACAAAGGAGTTAAAGAA GTGTTATCTACATACCGGAGTGGTAAACTACCCAAAGCCTTCAAAATCGTGCCAGCTTTGGCAAACTGGGAGCAAATTCTATATATTACTGAACCAGAATCTTGGACTGCTGCAGCAATGTACCAAGCAACACG AATCTTTTCTTCTAACTTGCGTGAACACATGGCGCAACGATTTTATAATTTGGTTCTGCTTCCACGTGTGAGAGATGACATTACAGAGTACAAACGTCTCAACTTTCACCTTTACATGGCTCTTAAAAAGGCTCTATTCAAACCTGGTGCTTGGTTCAAAG GAATCCTCTTACCTCTCTGTGAGTCTGGTACTTGTACCCTGAGAGAAGCTGTGATCATTGGAAGTATCCTAACTAAATGCTCTATACCAGTTCTTCACTCAAG TGCTGCTATGCTGAAGATTGCAGAAATGCCTTATAATGGAGCAAACAGTATCTTCCTTCGGCTTCTGATAGACAAGAAGTACGCTCTTCCTTTCCGGGTTCTTGATGCCCTTGTCTTCCACTTCTTGGTGTTCCGCACGGATCGTAGAGAACTCCCAGTACTTTGGCATCAAAGTCTTCTTGCCCTCTGCCAACGATACAAGGAAGATATGTCCTCGGAGCAGAAAGAGGCCTTACTCGAACTATTACGAATCCACAATCATTCACAGATTTCTAACGAAATTCGTAGGGAGTTGGTTAATTCTAAATCTAGAGATGTCGAGGGTGCCACACCAGTGGACATGGACTAA